The following proteins are co-located in the Billgrantia tianxiuensis genome:
- a CDS encoding glycosyltransferase family 2 protein, with the protein MAEARPCILIPVYNHPTTIGPVCDELAFLGIPLLLVDDGCDDECAAELDRLATGGHHLLRLTSNQGKGAAVRAGLQEAQRLGYTHALQVDADGQHASEDLPAFLATLESAPETLVVGYPRYDASVPRMRFFGRYATHVWVWINTLSLEIRDSMCGVRLYPVAALNRLLARHPCGDRMTFDTEVLVRWHWAGGALAHRPVRVHYPRDGVSHFALWRDNRQISAMHTRLFFGMLLRLPRLLARCLRRQYARVAL; encoded by the coding sequence ATGGCTGAAGCGCGCCCCTGTATCCTGATTCCGGTCTATAACCACCCCACCACGATCGGCCCGGTATGCGACGAACTCGCTTTCCTGGGAATACCGCTGCTACTGGTGGACGATGGCTGCGACGACGAGTGCGCGGCTGAGCTCGACCGCCTGGCCACGGGCGGCCATCACCTGTTGCGACTGACTAGCAACCAGGGCAAGGGCGCCGCGGTACGTGCCGGACTCCAGGAAGCCCAGCGACTGGGATATACCCACGCCCTGCAGGTGGACGCCGACGGCCAGCATGCCAGTGAAGACCTGCCGGCCTTTCTCGCCACACTGGAGTCGGCTCCCGAGACGTTGGTGGTCGGCTATCCCCGCTATGATGCCAGCGTTCCGCGAATGCGCTTCTTCGGTCGCTACGCGACCCACGTCTGGGTGTGGATCAACACCCTGTCCCTGGAGATCCGCGACTCCATGTGCGGCGTCAGGCTCTATCCGGTCGCCGCGCTCAATCGTCTGCTGGCACGCCACCCCTGCGGTGATCGCATGACCTTCGACACCGAGGTACTGGTACGCTGGCACTGGGCTGGCGGCGCCCTGGCGCACCGCCCGGTACGCGTGCACTATCCGCGCGATGGCGTGAGCCACTTCGCGTTGTGGCGCGACAACCGCCAGATCTCCGCCATGCACACCCGTTTGTTCTTCGGCATGTTGCTGCGCTTGCCCCGCCTGCTGGCTCGATGCCTGCGCAGGCAATACGCGAGGGTAGCCTTATGA
- a CDS encoding glycosyl transferase, which yields MNRHWARIGERGTLAGMTLMVAIQRHLGRWPFRLVLAPVMLWYFLAHATARRASQSYLQRLYPALERRPLARWWHSYRHFLTFGDALMDKVAAWSGDIADGRLTGPGIERFTAAIDGGRGGLILVAHHGNLDVANALAERHPGLELTVLMHTRNARKFNALLERVTGRPRPHVLEVSAITPATAQALAERIHTGGYVVIAADRLSLSGGRTQCLDFFGDRAMFPEGPFWLAALLRCPLYTLACVREDGSFRIDFEAIDDTGNLPRRQREAWISEAMQRHADHLAERVRQHPLQWFNFYPFWMNDTGFHHDDTA from the coding sequence ATGAATCGCCATTGGGCTCGGATCGGTGAGCGCGGCACCCTTGCCGGCATGACGCTGATGGTGGCGATACAGCGCCACCTGGGACGCTGGCCCTTCCGACTCGTTCTGGCGCCGGTCATGCTGTGGTACTTCCTGGCGCATGCCACGGCACGACGTGCCTCTCAGTCCTATCTGCAACGTCTCTATCCTGCTCTCGAACGACGACCACTCGCCCGCTGGTGGCACAGCTACCGCCACTTTCTCACCTTCGGCGATGCGCTGATGGACAAGGTCGCGGCGTGGAGTGGGGACATCGCCGACGGACGCCTGACCGGCCCGGGCATCGAACGCTTCACTGCCGCCATCGACGGTGGCCGGGGCGGCCTGATCCTGGTCGCCCACCACGGCAATCTCGACGTGGCCAATGCCCTGGCTGAACGCCACCCGGGACTCGAACTGACGGTGCTGATGCATACCCGCAATGCGCGCAAGTTCAACGCGCTACTGGAACGTGTCACGGGCCGGCCCCGCCCGCATGTGCTCGAAGTCAGCGCGATCACGCCGGCCACCGCCCAGGCGCTGGCCGAACGCATTCACACCGGTGGCTATGTGGTCATCGCCGCCGATCGGCTGTCCTTGTCAGGGGGACGCACGCAGTGCCTCGATTTCTTCGGCGATCGCGCCATGTTCCCCGAGGGCCCATTCTGGCTCGCTGCGTTACTGCGTTGCCCGCTCTACACCCTCGCCTGCGTGCGCGAGGATGGCAGCTTCCGGATCGACTTCGAAGCCATTGACGACACCGGGAACCTGCCACGCCGTCAGCGCGAAGCGTGGATCTCCGAGGCCATGCAGCGCCATGCCGATCACCTGGCCGAGCGCGTTCGGCAGCATCCCCTGCAATGGTTCAATTTCTATCCGTTCTGGATGAACGACACTGGATTTCACCATGACGACACTGCATGA
- a CDS encoding HAL/PAL/TAL family ammonia-lyase: MTTLHDPLAGPTSSEALTLDGSAVTLEDVLAVTEGRRRVVLSSAPEFRERIARGNAFLERLLEEDGVVYGVTTGYGDSCTRAVPASDLEQLPRQLYTFHGCGLGEVLSVEAARAVVMVRLVSLCRGVSGVSVELLERLAWLLEHDVVPVIPEEGSVGASGDLTPLSYLAAVLCGEREVFDRGQRRATSEVFAEHGLVPYRLKPKEGLALMNGTAVMTALGVFAFARTTYLARLATRITALSVYALDGNPYHFDADLFAAKPHPGQNRVAERLRDDLHAPATPRNSPRLQDRYSTRCAPHVIGVVEDALPWWRQFLETELNSANDNPLIDAEHGKVMHGGHFYGGHVAFAMDSLKQACANLADLLDRQLALLVDTRFNHGLPSNLSGATPQRASLNHGYKAVQIGASAWTAEALKLTMPASVFSRSTECHNQDKVSMGTIAARDALRVLTLVEQVAAATLHAACQAVELRSQIADATPLPERLAGFLDVCRSTFPALGEDRALEPELRTLCGLIRQRRWSLYDA, from the coding sequence ATGACGACACTGCATGACCCGCTTGCCGGCCCCACCAGCAGCGAGGCGCTCACGCTGGATGGCTCGGCCGTGACCCTCGAGGACGTATTGGCCGTTACCGAAGGCCGCCGGCGCGTCGTGCTGTCGTCGGCGCCCGAATTCCGTGAACGCATAGCACGCGGCAATGCGTTTCTCGAACGCCTGCTGGAGGAAGACGGCGTGGTCTACGGCGTCACCACCGGCTATGGCGACTCCTGTACCCGCGCAGTGCCCGCCTCCGACCTGGAGCAACTGCCGCGCCAGCTATATACCTTCCACGGCTGTGGCCTGGGCGAGGTGCTGTCGGTGGAAGCCGCGCGGGCCGTGGTCATGGTGCGGCTGGTGTCGCTGTGCCGCGGGGTCTCGGGGGTCAGCGTCGAGCTCCTCGAACGACTGGCCTGGTTGCTCGAGCATGATGTCGTACCGGTCATTCCCGAAGAAGGCTCGGTGGGCGCCAGCGGCGACCTGACGCCGCTGTCGTACCTGGCCGCCGTGCTGTGTGGCGAACGTGAAGTGTTCGACCGCGGCCAGCGTCGCGCCACGTCGGAGGTCTTCGCCGAACACGGCCTCGTCCCCTATCGCCTCAAGCCCAAGGAAGGCCTGGCACTGATGAACGGCACCGCGGTGATGACCGCGCTGGGTGTGTTCGCCTTCGCCCGGACGACCTACCTGGCGCGGCTGGCCACGCGCATTACCGCACTGTCGGTCTACGCGCTGGACGGCAATCCCTATCATTTCGACGCCGACCTGTTCGCCGCCAAGCCGCACCCCGGGCAAAACCGCGTGGCCGAGCGGCTGCGCGACGATCTGCATGCTCCCGCCACGCCACGCAACTCGCCCCGCCTGCAGGACCGTTACTCGACGCGCTGCGCCCCGCATGTGATCGGCGTAGTGGAAGATGCCCTGCCCTGGTGGCGCCAATTTCTCGAAACCGAACTCAACAGCGCCAACGACAACCCACTGATCGATGCCGAGCACGGCAAGGTCATGCATGGCGGCCATTTCTACGGCGGCCATGTCGCCTTCGCCATGGATAGTCTCAAGCAAGCCTGTGCCAACCTGGCCGACCTGCTCGATCGTCAGTTGGCGCTGCTGGTCGACACTCGCTTCAACCATGGCCTGCCCAGCAACCTGAGTGGTGCCACGCCACAGCGAGCCAGCCTCAACCATGGCTACAAGGCGGTACAGATCGGCGCTTCGGCGTGGACCGCCGAGGCGCTCAAGCTGACCATGCCGGCCAGCGTCTTCTCACGCTCCACCGAATGTCACAACCAGGACAAGGTCAGCATGGGCACCATCGCCGCCCGCGATGCACTGCGTGTCCTGACACTCGTCGAGCAGGTCGCCGCCGCCACCCTGCACGCCGCCTGCCAGGCCGTCGAGCTGCGCAGCCAGATAGCCGATGCCACCCCGCTTCCCGAACGCCTGGCCGGCTTTCTCGATGTCTGTCGATCGACGTTTCCGGCCCTGGGCGAGGATCGAGCCCTGGAACCCGAACTGCGCACCCTCTGTGGCCTGATTCGCCAACGCCGCTGGAGCCTGTATGACGCCTGA
- a CDS encoding acyl-CoA thioesterase — MTPDDRPLPRCETELTIPFHDVDMMQVAWHGHYVRYLEVARCKLLDAIDYNYPQMQASGFAWPVIDLRLRYAAPALFAQRIAIEARLSEWENRLKIDYTIRDAETRKRLTRAWSVQVAVGLDDREMRLESPPALIERLLAWQEANQ, encoded by the coding sequence ATGACGCCTGACGACCGCCCACTACCGCGCTGCGAGACCGAGCTGACGATCCCCTTCCATGACGTCGACATGATGCAGGTGGCCTGGCATGGCCACTATGTGCGCTATCTGGAAGTCGCCCGCTGCAAGCTGCTCGATGCCATCGACTATAACTACCCGCAGATGCAGGCCTCGGGGTTCGCCTGGCCGGTGATAGATCTACGCCTGCGCTATGCCGCTCCTGCGCTGTTCGCCCAGCGCATCGCCATCGAGGCACGCCTGAGCGAGTGGGAGAACCGTCTCAAGATCGACTACACCATCCGCGATGCCGAGACGCGCAAACGCCTGACCCGGGCCTGGAGCGTGCAGGTCGCGGTGGGACTGGACGATCGTGAAATGCGCCTGGAGTCGCCGCCGGCGCTGATCGAACGTCTTCTCGCCTGGCAGGAGGCTAACCAGTGA
- a CDS encoding LolA family protein: MRHLPWTLCVALNLIGPAAWAAPDSDALAEHLATHAPQCGRFEQSRWLADLEARLVSRGHFQQDKEGVVWQTTAPVNDRVVLNADNDDLPLGFQIIAPVFTGLLSGNWQALEHHFTIELSGELEDWQATLVPNEAAVAERLTQLLVSGNRQVEQVGLEFADGDRLDLTLTPATCGSLDDGDPAS; encoded by the coding sequence ATGCGTCATCTCCCATGGACACTGTGTGTCGCCCTGAACCTGATAGGTCCGGCGGCCTGGGCAGCTCCCGATAGCGACGCTCTCGCCGAGCACCTGGCCACGCATGCGCCGCAATGCGGTCGCTTCGAACAATCGCGCTGGCTGGCCGATCTCGAGGCACGCCTGGTCAGCCGCGGTCATTTCCAGCAAGACAAAGAGGGCGTCGTCTGGCAAACCACCGCTCCCGTCAACGATCGTGTGGTCCTGAATGCAGACAATGACGACCTGCCGCTGGGCTTCCAGATCATCGCCCCGGTCTTCACTGGTCTTCTCTCGGGGAACTGGCAGGCATTGGAGCATCACTTCACGATCGAACTCAGTGGCGAGCTGGAAGACTGGCAAGCCACGCTGGTACCCAACGAAGCTGCTGTCGCCGAACGACTCACGCAACTGCTGGTGAGCGGCAACCGGCAAGTGGAGCAGGTCGGACTCGAGTTTGCCGACGGCGACCGGCTCGACCTGACCCTGACACCGGCCACTTGCGGCAGCCTCGACGACGGTGATCCTGCATCGTGA
- a CDS encoding MMPL family transporter, with the protein MSDAQHPTRGERLAAWGWAVLLLGCAILLASLLSQGTPLDTRITALLPKTHQTVLIEQAEQRLTQAFEDRFVLLVHGESPRRLVADLKARLRNSASVSDLDDNSFERPDSALAPYRYRLLAEPLASADSDAWVQHGLRRLFTPGNDIDLRRDPFGLLDAWLERRLDGPIRLVDGLPAVSDQDKHWFIVSGRLSASPYDMALQRRLTAALSSFRDAHPEAQLLRGGLVFHAAAGANQAKREISTIGLGSLLGIGLLLWGTFRRGAILASLLLPVACGVLFALPLTWLLFGTLNLLTLAFGASLIGIAVDYALHLQCARQLAPEQTLTRLWPGLLLGLVSSLAAYLAQLATPLPGLRQMATFAALGLIGAWLTVRLWLPWFSPRPHTATTRIAARLDRLRLPPQATYRWSLLALLGLVAGVLIVTRLTANDDLRQLNPSPAALIAEQQRVQTLLERPSGSRYLVVTAEHEAGLLERLEALEAPLAELREQGHLTHYRHLAQAVPSPATQQVNLDRVRQAYASALPEFIARAGLPPALLEAAQEPLRRVPLLTLEEWLKMSAGRADSMLWLGEVSTSDTATPELAALIALGDTDEMAQQALTRLAAPAHVHYQDRVATLSDHLARLRDQIAMWLAVAVVGLALLFGWRYRGLAWRVLLPPLGALVATLALFSALNIGLTLFHLLGLLLVLGIGLDAGIFSTEHPDSPAAWLAISLSCASSLLAFGLLSFSATPALHYLGLTCLVGLAATWALVPFARADTRSLFSKHSQP; encoded by the coding sequence GTGAGCGATGCACAACATCCTACCCGTGGCGAGCGCCTCGCGGCCTGGGGCTGGGCCGTGCTGCTGCTGGGGTGCGCCATCCTGCTGGCAAGTTTGCTGAGCCAGGGAACGCCGCTGGATACACGCATCACTGCACTACTTCCCAAAACCCACCAGACGGTATTGATCGAACAGGCCGAACAGCGCCTGACCCAAGCCTTCGAGGATCGCTTCGTGCTACTGGTCCACGGCGAGTCCCCACGCCGGCTGGTCGCTGACCTCAAGGCCCGCCTGCGGAACTCCGCCAGCGTCAGCGACCTCGACGACAATAGCTTCGAGCGTCCCGACAGCGCCCTGGCGCCATACCGCTATCGTCTGCTGGCCGAGCCACTGGCCAGCGCCGATAGTGACGCCTGGGTCCAGCACGGCCTGAGGCGGTTGTTCACCCCCGGCAACGATATCGATCTCCGGCGCGATCCTTTCGGTCTGCTCGACGCCTGGCTGGAACGACGCCTGGACGGTCCCATCCGCTTGGTCGATGGTCTGCCGGCCGTCAGCGACCAGGATAAACACTGGTTCATCGTCAGTGGCCGACTGTCCGCCAGCCCCTACGACATGGCCCTGCAGCGGCGCCTCACCGCTGCGCTGTCGAGCTTTCGGGATGCCCACCCCGAGGCCCAGTTGTTGCGTGGCGGCCTGGTGTTCCATGCTGCCGCCGGGGCTAACCAGGCCAAACGGGAAATCTCCACCATCGGACTGGGGTCGCTGCTGGGTATCGGCTTGTTGCTATGGGGTACGTTTCGACGTGGTGCGATCCTCGCCAGCCTGCTGCTGCCGGTCGCGTGTGGTGTGCTGTTCGCGCTGCCATTGACCTGGTTGCTGTTCGGCACGCTCAACCTGCTCACGCTGGCTTTCGGCGCCAGCCTGATTGGCATCGCGGTCGACTATGCCCTGCATCTGCAATGCGCTCGCCAACTGGCTCCCGAGCAAACGCTGACACGCCTTTGGCCCGGATTGTTGCTGGGTCTGGTATCCAGTCTGGCGGCCTATCTCGCCCAACTCGCCACCCCCTTGCCGGGGCTACGTCAGATGGCCACTTTCGCCGCGCTGGGACTGATCGGCGCGTGGCTGACCGTGCGGCTATGGCTACCGTGGTTCTCCCCACGCCCTCACACCGCGACGACACGCATCGCAGCCCGGCTGGACCGGCTGCGCTTGCCACCCCAAGCAACATATCGTTGGAGCCTGCTGGCCTTGCTTGGCTTGGTCGCGGGGGTACTGATCGTCACGCGCCTGACAGCCAACGACGACCTGCGCCAGCTCAACCCTTCGCCCGCCGCCCTGATCGCCGAGCAGCAACGCGTGCAGACCTTGCTGGAACGTCCCTCCGGCAGCCGCTATCTGGTCGTCACCGCCGAACATGAAGCCGGCCTGCTGGAGCGACTGGAAGCCCTCGAGGCGCCTTTGGCGGAACTGCGGGAGCAGGGGCACCTGACGCACTACCGTCACCTCGCCCAGGCGGTACCCTCTCCGGCTACCCAGCAAGTCAATCTGGACCGGGTGCGTCAAGCCTATGCCAGTGCCTTGCCCGAATTCATCGCCAGGGCCGGACTTCCGCCGGCACTGCTGGAAGCGGCCCAGGAACCGCTACGCAGGGTGCCGCTGTTGACCCTCGAGGAATGGCTAAAGATGTCGGCGGGACGTGCCGATAGCATGCTGTGGCTTGGCGAGGTGTCCACGTCCGATACCGCGACTCCCGAACTGGCCGCCCTGATCGCGCTGGGCGACACCGATGAGATGGCCCAGCAAGCACTCACTCGGCTCGCCGCACCAGCGCATGTCCATTACCAGGACCGGGTGGCAACGCTTTCCGATCATCTGGCACGGCTGCGCGATCAGATCGCCATGTGGTTGGCGGTCGCCGTGGTGGGGTTGGCGTTGCTGTTCGGCTGGCGTTATCGCGGCCTGGCCTGGCGCGTGTTGCTGCCGCCGCTGGGAGCGCTGGTCGCGACCCTCGCGCTGTTCAGCGCTTTGAACATCGGCCTGACGCTGTTTCATCTGCTGGGGCTGCTGCTGGTGCTGGGTATCGGTCTCGATGCCGGAATCTTCAGCACCGAGCACCCCGACAGCCCGGCAGCCTGGCTGGCGATCAGCCTGTCCTGCGCATCGAGCCTGCTGGCTTTCGGCCTGCTCTCCTTCAGCGCCACGCCGGCCTTGCACTACCTGGGCCTGACCTGCCTTGTCGGCCTCGCGGCGACCTGGGCCCTGGTGCCCTTCGCCAGGGCGGACACCAGGAGCCTTTTTTCCAAACACAGCCAGCCATGA
- a CDS encoding NAD(P)/FAD-dependent oxidoreductase, producing MATGVTNHMDTHDTTDVAIIGAGPSGAAAAAWLARRGLHVRVIERSRFPRFSIGESLLPQCMVHLEACGLLEAARAGDFQPKNGAAFTWRGQDTAIDFRDKFSPGPGTTWQVERADFDQRLIEGARQAGAEVEFDTSVEAFVADADHPSLTLVGPSGERRSLRSRFVLDASGYGRVLARLTGLARPSTLESRCALFTHIEDHIVCPRHDREKILIGLHPDHPGIWYWLIPFRNGRASVGVVGDRATLEATGIDDSERLWHFIHAEPRLAELLANAETTRDVGRLEGYSADVQQLHGPGFALLGNAGEFLDPVFSSGVTIALDSALRAAPLVERQLAGEKIDWETQFEQPLRRGVATFREFVDAWYDGRLPRIIFNAQQTPRIRAMISSVLAGYAWDENNPFVAASRRRLNSLAEACSDEASSIISEVC from the coding sequence ATGGCAACAGGAGTAACGAATCACATGGACACTCATGACACCACCGATGTCGCCATCATCGGCGCAGGCCCTTCCGGGGCCGCGGCGGCCGCCTGGCTCGCCCGACGCGGCCTGCATGTCCGGGTCATCGAGCGCAGTCGCTTCCCACGCTTCTCCATCGGCGAGAGTCTGCTGCCGCAGTGCATGGTGCACCTCGAGGCCTGCGGCCTGCTAGAGGCCGCACGGGCTGGTGACTTCCAGCCCAAGAACGGCGCCGCCTTCACCTGGCGCGGCCAGGACACCGCCATCGATTTCCGAGACAAGTTTAGCCCCGGCCCCGGTACCACATGGCAGGTCGAGCGCGCCGATTTCGACCAGCGCCTGATCGAGGGGGCACGCCAAGCCGGTGCCGAGGTCGAATTCGACACCAGCGTCGAAGCCTTCGTCGCCGACGCCGACCACCCCTCCCTCACGCTGGTTGGTCCGAGCGGCGAGCGACGTTCGCTACGCTCCCGTTTCGTGCTCGACGCCAGTGGCTACGGCCGTGTCCTGGCGCGTCTCACCGGCCTCGCCCGGCCCTCGACCCTGGAATCGCGCTGCGCCCTGTTCACCCACATCGAGGATCATATCGTCTGCCCGCGGCACGACCGCGAGAAGATCCTGATCGGCCTGCACCCCGATCATCCGGGCATCTGGTATTGGCTGATTCCCTTTCGGAATGGACGCGCCTCGGTTGGCGTGGTCGGCGACCGGGCAACGCTCGAAGCCACCGGTATCGACGATAGCGAACGCCTGTGGCACTTCATCCATGCCGAACCCCGGCTTGCCGAGTTGCTGGCCAATGCCGAAACCACACGCGACGTCGGCCGCCTGGAAGGCTATTCCGCCGATGTCCAGCAATTGCACGGCCCCGGCTTTGCCCTATTGGGCAATGCCGGCGAATTCCTCGACCCGGTGTTTTCCTCGGGAGTGACGATCGCATTGGACTCGGCACTGCGTGCCGCCCCCTTGGTCGAGCGTCAGCTCGCCGGAGAAAAAATCGACTGGGAGACCCAGTTCGAACAGCCGCTGCGGCGCGGCGTGGCTACCTTCCGTGAATTCGTCGATGCCTGGTACGACGGACGCCTGCCACGCATTATCTTCAACGCGCAACAAACGCCGCGTATCCGCGCGATGATCAGTTCGGTGCTTGCCGGCTATGCCTGGGACGAAAACAACCCCTTCGTCGCCGCCAGCCGCCGTCGGCTGAACAGTCTGGCTGAGGCCTGCAGCGACGAAGCATCCTCCATCATCAGCGAGGTTTGCTAG
- a CDS encoding DUF3261 domain-containing protein, whose protein sequence is MAAALALLVGCAGQPVDAPLPKPAALSDLGTRMQRLTFEHQDQRHELIGVLRHDEQSLRLALLSPQGQRLLTLEHDEHGARFVADTSFDPAFSAEWLASRLAWSLWPSASLTQAFEGSDWSLAEDREERTVRYRGRDIAHITGSAECRIIDDFEGDYRLYIAPLDDATDRTAATCPAD, encoded by the coding sequence TTGGCTGCCGCCCTGGCACTACTGGTCGGCTGTGCCGGGCAGCCGGTCGATGCACCGCTCCCCAAGCCGGCGGCACTGTCCGACCTGGGCACGCGGATGCAACGCCTGACGTTCGAACATCAGGACCAGCGACACGAACTGATCGGCGTCTTGCGTCACGACGAACAATCGCTGCGCCTGGCCCTGCTGAGCCCTCAAGGTCAACGCTTGCTGACCCTTGAGCATGACGAGCATGGAGCCCGTTTCGTTGCCGACACATCGTTCGATCCCGCATTTTCGGCCGAGTGGCTTGCCAGTCGCCTGGCCTGGAGCCTGTGGCCTTCAGCATCATTGACACAGGCCTTCGAGGGCAGCGACTGGTCACTGGCGGAAGATCGCGAGGAGCGCACCGTCCGCTACCGGGGACGAGACATCGCGCACATCACCGGAAGCGCCGAATGCCGTATCATCGACGATTTCGAAGGTGATTATCGCTTGTATATCGCACCACTTGACGACGCAACCGACCGGACAGCCGCTACATGCCCAGCCGATTGA
- a CDS encoding beta-ketoacyl-ACP synthase translates to MTIADALFNGRRGLVYDDTFTPGRPLPLGRVRSPLPDAGSLPAAHRSRNNQLLAAALERLEPTLDAFRRRRPQARIGVILGTSTSGIGETEIALTRRQREGDWPADFRYQRHEIGSPACFVAEWLGLEGPAYTLSTACTSSARALASAKRLLASGACDAVIAGGADSLCGLTVNGFASLEALSDSPCQPFSANRDGINLGEAAALFLVTAEAGGIQLSGYGETSDAYHISAPRPDGQGAIAAIQAALDMARLPATAIDYLNLHGTATRQNDSMEALAISQLFGDTLPCSSTKALTGHTLGACGALEAAFCWMALDAGRLPPHVHDGQLDPELSPLSYASVGKHDGSRAISNAFAFGGNNIALLLERIHD, encoded by the coding sequence GTGACGATCGCCGATGCCTTGTTCAACGGTCGTCGAGGCTTGGTGTACGACGACACCTTCACTCCTGGCCGCCCATTGCCGCTGGGACGAGTGAGATCTCCCCTGCCCGATGCCGGCAGCCTGCCGGCGGCACACCGTTCGCGCAATAATCAGTTGCTGGCCGCGGCACTGGAGCGACTCGAGCCGACACTCGATGCCTTTCGCCGGCGTCGCCCCCAGGCACGCATCGGGGTGATCCTCGGCACCAGCACCTCGGGCATCGGCGAGACCGAAATCGCCCTGACCAGACGTCAACGGGAAGGCGATTGGCCAGCGGATTTTCGCTACCAGCGCCACGAGATCGGCTCTCCAGCCTGCTTCGTCGCCGAGTGGCTCGGCCTCGAGGGGCCGGCCTATACGTTGTCCACCGCTTGCACGTCGAGCGCCCGGGCCCTGGCCAGTGCCAAGCGCCTGCTGGCAAGTGGCGCCTGCGATGCGGTGATCGCCGGCGGCGCCGACAGTCTTTGCGGCCTGACCGTCAATGGCTTCGCCTCGCTCGAGGCGCTCAGCGATAGCCCCTGCCAGCCATTCTCGGCCAATCGTGACGGTATCAATCTGGGCGAAGCCGCGGCACTGTTCCTGGTCACCGCCGAAGCCGGCGGCATCCAGCTCAGCGGCTATGGCGAGACCAGCGACGCCTATCATATTTCCGCGCCGCGACCCGACGGCCAGGGAGCCATCGCAGCCATCCAGGCGGCGCTGGACATGGCTCGGCTGCCCGCCACCGCCATCGACTATCTCAACCTGCACGGTACCGCGACCCGACAGAACGACAGCATGGAAGCCCTGGCCATCTCCCAGCTCTTTGGCGACACACTCCCATGCAGCTCGACCAAGGCCTTGACCGGCCATACGTTGGGCGCCTGTGGCGCACTGGAAGCGGCCTTCTGCTGGATGGCCCTCGACGCCGGCCGGTTGCCGCCCCACGTCCATGACGGCCAGCTCGACCCGGAGCTATCGCCGCTGAGCTATGCCTCGGTCGGGAAACATGACGGCTCCCGCGCGATCAGCAATGCCTTCGCTTTCGGTGGCAACAACATCGCCCTGCTGTTGGAACGTATTCATGACTGA
- a CDS encoding hotdog family protein, which produces MTDSSTFHRLDLPCDIAPYVPHRHGMCLLDTLLEAGDEHLHAEVTPRRDDLFASADGIPGWVGLEWLAQAVAAWAGVQAVNGGGTPQIGFLLGTRRYRCQTPQFAFDQPIRIEVELDFRADNGLGAFRGRLLDSDGRELATTTLNVFQPESREALEAMQQESTP; this is translated from the coding sequence ATGACTGACTCCTCGACATTCCACAGGCTCGATCTGCCCTGCGACATTGCTCCTTACGTGCCGCATCGACACGGCATGTGCCTGCTCGACACTCTGCTCGAGGCGGGAGACGAACACCTGCATGCCGAAGTCACTCCTCGCCGTGACGACCTGTTTGCCAGCGCCGATGGCATACCCGGCTGGGTGGGACTCGAATGGCTTGCCCAGGCCGTTGCCGCCTGGGCCGGCGTACAGGCCGTGAACGGAGGAGGCACGCCACAAATCGGCTTTCTGCTCGGCACCCGACGCTATCGATGTCAGACACCGCAGTTTGCGTTCGACCAACCGATACGCATCGAGGTCGAACTCGATTTTCGTGCCGACAACGGCCTGGGAGCCTTTCGCGGACGACTGCTGGACAGCGACGGCCGAGAGCTCGCCACCACCACGCTCAACGTCTTTCAGCCCGAGTCTCGAGAGGCGCTGGAGGCCATGCAACAGGAGAGCACCCCATGA